A segment of the Coffea arabica cultivar ET-39 chromosome 8c, Coffea Arabica ET-39 HiFi, whole genome shotgun sequence genome:
TTTAAGTAAGAATTAAGATAGAAGACATAAGATTAATTTAATTCTTCTTGGGCTCCATTAATACTGAAAAAAACGCTGCATTCAAGCGGAGCCAAAGTTTTCAAGATTCGCACACTCTGCTATAGGAAGTCGGGACCATTAATCCAAGCAGATTctgaagagagaaaaaaaaaatttggaagctAATATTGAACATGCAATGCAAGTGGCAGTCCTTCCAAGAATTGCAGCCCCTGTGGACCATCATTTTGCTGCAAAATGGGCCTTTGGTGCTGGGAATTGACAGTGAGCTCCTTTTCCCGGCAAGGTAGTGCATGCTACAGCCTACAGGCACTTAAACAGGTGCGGCTTCAAGCCTTCACACATGAATATATGCAACGTTTACCTTCATAATCTTGAGAGCATTGTTTTGTTGCATAGGCTTCAAGTTCTGGCTAATTTTTAGTGTTCTGTTGCTCAAAAGTAACCGGGAATTTTCTGCTCTGAttctgtattttgacttttgtgagaAATAAATCCTGATAGAGGTTAATTTAAGAAGTGTTGATTTTCTAGTCAATTGATTTCTTCAATACATGTATCATCACTTAAAAGAACCTGTTAGAGTTTATACGAGACAAAAAAGAACTCCTGATTTTCTGTCCAGACAActggggaaaaagaagaagaagaagaggcaaCTCTTGATCAAATGTACAATAAGACCTCACAAGACAATGACAAtaaacaaattgacaaaaacaaaggaaataaCAGTCTTGCAATTGATTCTACTTATAAACGCACACcatatcatcaatcatcaaatacaACTGTGATCTCATCCGGAAGTGAGTCCATGGAACCTCTTCCTCCGGCAGGAGCTTTGTTGGAGCTAAATTCGCTTGCAGTTGAATCCGAATGAGAAGAATGCAATGGCAAACTGACAGCAGTAGGCCTAGAATCTGCTATTTTCATCAAAGGCTCATCAGGGTTCATGAAGATTTGAACCACTTTCCTCATTCTAGGCCTATGCAATCTGTCTGGATGCAAACATGCCAGTCCAACTAGTATAGTCCTCCTTACTTCTTCCTCGTCGAATTTGCCTTCAAGAGTTGGATCCACACACATGAATAATTTGTTCTTTTCGTGTGTAGTCCAGACGTGATCCACAAGACTGTTTTCTTCCATCATACCTCGTGATCGTCGTCCACAAACAACTTCAAGAACCACCATGCCAAAGCTGTAGACATCAGACTCTAGTGTAGCTCTTCCAGTGTAGCTGACTTCTGGAGCCAAGTATCCTGGAGTTCCTGCAACCATAGTGTTCACGAAATTATCATTCTGAAGTAGTCTCGCGAGGCCAAAATCACCTAGATGAGCGTTGAATTCTGAATCCAGCATCACGTTGTTAGGCTTCACATCGCGATGAACAACAGGATTGCCACATTCTTCGTGCAGGTAAAGCAATGCAGATGCCAATCCTGACAGGATTCTGTACCTAGTTTTCCAGTCAAGAGAGACCTTTCCAATGTAGCGGTCGAGGCTACCATTGGGCATATATTCGTAGACTAGGAAGAGCTGCTCTTTGTCATGACACCAACCTTGGAGTTGGACTAGATTTTTGTGCCTTAGGCGCCCAATTGTACATATCTCTGCCAAGTATTCCCTTTCACCTGGAACCAATAAATGAAAAGACTTGTTCAATCCATCTGAAGCTGATCAAAAGTTTGCTTTAGAATGAACAAATGTGTCAATTCATCCAAATAATTTCAGTTCTAACTACTTTTGCTGCACATGAACTTATCTATCATGCATACAAATTTGGGGTACTATATACTATATCCAAGCAAGCACAGGCAGGAACTATGCATGATTTGTAATTAATCAGTTTCATGGGCAGGGTTTGTAGTGACTTGTAtgcatcaatgtaaattttTCTGAAAACATTACAGAAACAAGATTTACTTTCAAAAGggacttttttttaattttcaatagaaaaagtgaaaattgaAATTCTTGTTGTATTTGAAGTTCTATCTTGGCATGCAAGTGTAAAGATTTTGTACTAAATTATGAAATTCTCCAATGGAGATGTTTCGAGAACTTTGGAAAATCAATCATGTGTTTGAAAAGGGACTtgtttttaacccaaaaaaaaaaaaaagcaacaaaagaatTGACTTCACAGATAAAATTTTGAATGTTTTGAATCTTGGGGACGACTGTCCTTTCCATAATTCCTTTCTCTAACGTTCATATActctacaaaataaaaaataaaaaatcaagttcttcaaaaatgcaagaaaagtaaacaaaagaaCCTTGTCCTGATGTTGCATTAATTTTCTTGACAGCAATGATCGCAGGAGGATCAGATAATAAAACCCCTTTGTAAACACATCCAAAGCCACCAGCACCGAGCAAATTCTCTTTGTTGAAATGACGAGTAGCCTTAAAGAGCTGCTTGTAGGTAAACAATCTCGGAGCATTGGCTGCATTTCTTGCCAGCATTTCCATGTCACTTTTCTTGCTCTGATGCCTCTCGTTTCTCCTCTTACGAGCTATATAGAAGAAAACCAACGTAGAGACTACCAAAGTCGGAACAACAATCGACAATGCTATCTTAGGTTTGTTTCTTTTAACACCATGCTTCAACGATTTCCTTGACAAGTTGTAATACGTGAAGTTCCAACTCAAAATCTG
Coding sequences within it:
- the LOC113707042 gene encoding probable L-type lectin-domain containing receptor kinase S.5 — encoded protein: MSKFQSLTSMLKLLILGIILLHQQSFFLVQSFNFSFQSFVPGICDDSESRLICLGSVTATNGTLNLTPDESQQNPQQKNQIARVLFRYPVTAWPATFSTTFVLRILTNLTISGDGIAFVIAQDDKPSPPESFGSYIGILDPSTEGGILRQLAVELDTYKNELEPDNNHVAIVTTSVQYPIASKSLNSTGVYLRSGKDITVKIDYDGWEKDLQVSVAYSGNPLVNVLSQNIVLEDTVPQSTYVGFTASTAYFFETHQILSWNFTYYNLSRKSLKHGVKRNKPKIALSIVVPTLVVSTLVFFYIARKRRNERHQSKKSDMEMLARNAANAPRLFTYKQLFKATRHFNKENLLGAGGFGCVYKGVLLSDPPAIIAVKKINATSGQGEREYLAEICTIGRLRHKNLVQLQGWCHDKEQLFLVYEYMPNGSLDRYIGKVSLDWKTRYRILSGLASALLYLHEECGNPVVHRDVKPNNVMLDSEFNAHLGDFGLARLLQNDNFVNTMVAGTPGYLAPEVSYTGRATLESDVYSFGMVVLEVVCGRRSRGMMEENSLVDHVWTTHEKNKLFMCVDPTLEGKFDEEEVRRTILVGLACLHPDRLHRPRMRKVVQIFMNPDEPLMKIADSRPTAVSLPLHSSHSDSTASEFSSNKAPAGGRGSMDSLPDEITVVFDD